The Papaver somniferum cultivar HN1 chromosome 3, ASM357369v1, whole genome shotgun sequence genome includes a region encoding these proteins:
- the LOC113358181 gene encoding ADP,ATP carrier protein 1, mitochondrial-like: protein MADSNRHHPTVIQKLSGQLQLSSCCKSQDAQMYNGGFYTASAYRRLQSYGGNFRNGGLQKNWSMQTCRTNHGLPMAFNGPSSPICAQAPSEKGFAGFMIDFLMGGVSAAVSKTAAAPIERVKLLIQNQDEMIKSGRLAEPYKGIGDCFGRTIKDEGMMSLWRGNTANVIRYFPTQALNFAFKDYFKRLFNFKKDRDGYWKWFAGNLASGGAAGASSLFFVYSLDYARTRLANDSKAAKKGGGERQFNGLVDVYKKTLQSDGIAGLYRGFNISCVGIIVYRGLYFGMYDSLKPVLPQKMQDSFFASFALGWVITNGAGLASYPIDTVRRRMMMTSGEAVKYKSSFDAFNQIMKNEGAKSLFKGAGANILRAIAGAGVLAGYDKLQMIVLGKKFGSGGA from the exons ATGGCAGATTCAAATCGACATCACCCAACTGTCATTCAGAAACTAAGCGGTCAACTTCAACTTAGTTCCTGCTGTAAATCTCAAGATGCACAAATGTATAATGGTGGCTTCTATACGGCCTCTGCTTATAGGAGGTTACAAAGCTACGGGGGGAACTTCAGAAATGGAGGGTTACAGAAGAATTGGTCTATGCAAACATGCAGGACAAACCATGGCCTTCCCATGGCTTTCAATGGTCCGTCATCACCAATTTGCGCCCAAGCACCCTCAGAAAAAGGCTTTGCTGGTTTCATGATTGATTTTCTCATGGGCGGTGTCTCCGCTGCCGTATCAAAAACTGCTGCAGCTCCTATTGAGCGTGTGAAACTATTGATCCAAAACCAGGATGAAATGATCAAATCTGGTAGACTAGCTGAACCTTACAAGGGAATTGGAGATTGTTTTGGTAGAACGATCAAGGATGAAGGAATGATGTCCCTATGGAGAGGAAACACTGCTAATGTTATCCGTTACTTCCCTACTCAG GCCTTAAACTTTGCCTTCAAGGATTACTTCAAAAGACTTTTCAACTTCAAGAAGGACAGAGATGGCTATTGGAAGTGGTTTGCAGGAAATTTAGCATCTGGTGGTGCAGCTGGtgcttcttctctcttctttgtTTACTCCCTAGATTACGCCCGAACTCGTCTTGCCAATGATTCAAAGGCAGCAAAGAAAGGTGGGGGAGAAAGGCAATTCAATGGGTTGGTCGATGTTTACAAGAAAACACTTCAGTCAGATGGAATTGCTGGACTATACCGTGGTTTCAACATCTCATGTGTTGGAATCATAGTCTATCGAGGTCTTTACTTTGGAATGTATGACTCTCTCAAGCCTGTTCTTCCTCAAAAAATGCAG GATAGTTTCTTTGCTAGTTTTGCCTTGGGTTGGGTAATTACCAATGGAGCAGGACTTGCGTCGTACCCAATTGACACTGTTAGAAGAAGAATGATGATGACATCCGGTGAAGCCGTGAAGTACAAGAGCTCCTTTGATGCCTTCAACCAGATTATGAAGAATGAAGGCGCTAAATCTTTGTTCAAGGGTGCAGGTGCAAACATTTTACGTGCAATTGCTGGTGCAGGTGTGCTCGCTGGGTACGACAAGTTACAGATGATTGTCCTCGGAAAGAAGTTTGGATCTGGAGGTGCCTAA
- the LOC113361935 gene encoding GATA transcription factor 15-like, whose protein sequence is MMDLSVKGSGSEDLTNEKRCSDCQTTKTPLWRGGPAGPKSLCNACGIRQRKKRRALLGLNSNSGSNKKLSGKIEKKERSSCSSSGSSSSSTSSDGAENNDNKSKIGVSLKLRFLSLGGREVLLQQRSKSIEKHRKLGEEEQAAVLLMALSCGSLYV, encoded by the exons ATGAtggatttaagtgtaaag GGATCTGGGTCTGAAGATTTAACCAATGAAAAGAGATGCAGTGATTGCCAAACTACAAAAACTCCTCTATGGAGAGGTGGTCCAGCTGGTCCCAAG TCACTATGTAATGCATGTGGGATTAgacaaagaaagaagagaagagcaTTGTTAGGCCTCAATAGTAATAGCGGCAGCAACAAAAAACTATCAGGAAAAATTGAGAAGAAAGAGAGAAGTAGTTGCAGCAGTAGTGGTAGTAGCTCCAGCAGTACTAGCAGTGATGGTGCTGAAAATAATGATAATAAGAGTAAGATTGGGGTTTCATTAAAACTAAGATTTTTGAGTTTAGGTGGTAGAGAAGTACTGCTGCAACAGAGATCAAAATCAATAGAGAAACACCGAAAGttgggtgaagaagaacaagcggCTGTACTGTTAATGGCTCTTTCTTGTGGTTCCCTTTATGtttga